Part of the Mycolicibacterium mengxianglii genome is shown below.
GTCCTTCGGTAGATTGAAATGCCCTGTGCGAGTTGGACTTTCGATCAGCCGTGGATCGGCGGCAGCGGTATCGCCGCGCGCGCCGACCTGAGCGCCTGGGTCTCCTCGTGGAACAGCGCGAGCACACGTTCGTCGGCGAAACCCCGGTCGATCCGGTCCTTTATGAATGCAAGCTCCACCACCAGCAGGGCGAAACCCCGGACCGCTTTGCCTGCTGCTTTCCCGCGGTCGCGGGTCGCCGCAGCGACCGCCATCTTCCGGGTGCGGATGGACCCCAGCCAGCTCGCCTCATGCGGTGTCACCAGGCCGGCGCTGACCATCCCGGGCAGCTTCGTGGCCACCAGACGTTCTTCGCGCTGACGGGCGTGGACGGCCAACCAGATCGTCAACGCGAAGATCGGCACCATCCACAGCACATAAACCAGGATGTACGCCCCAAGGCCCAGCGCCGCCGAACCGTTCCAGGAAGCGTGCAGTAACACGGCGACGAGGTAACCGAGCAGCACGCAACCGGATCTGGCCACGGTGCTGCGCTGCTTGAGTGCGAAATAGACGCCGATACCGATGGCTGTGGTGAACAGCGGATGGGCAAACGGTGCCATCACCAGCCGCATTGCCGCGGTCACCAGTGCGCTGCCCAGAGATTCGCCATCGGAGATGTAGACGATGTCCTCCAGCCAGGCGAACCCGGCGGCGACCAAACCCGCGTACACCAGGCAGTCGGTGAGCGAATTGAGTTCATGGCGGCGCCGACCCGTCATCATCAGCAGGAGAAACGATCCTTTGGCGGCCTCTTCGATGACCGGGGCGGCCAAGGCAATCGCCCTCCAATCCGTCCCTGACGCGGCATCGCGCAGCACCAGGGCACCGAATGCCATCTCCAAGATCAGCGACACCACGACCGCCACCGACGCGCCCCAGATGAACGCGAACAGCAACAATCGCGGCGGTTCAGGCTCGAAGCGGTCCAGCCACAGATAGGCGCCCACCACCACGGTGATGGCCACGGTGGACAGGATGAACCCGACAGCGGTGCCCGCCGGGTTGGCGGCGGTCAACAGGATCACCAACACTCCGGCGGCGGTCCCCAGGATGAGGAGTACGGCGATCGGGACGCCGACCTTGCGGACCCGCCTCGGGAACGGCGCCGGAAGGGCCGCGGCCGGGGACGGATTCGCGGCGCTTCCTGCAGCGTTGTGCACCTCAGCAGGGTAGCGAGGAACAGCGTCGGCGGCCGTCGCAGTGGCGATGGGCGCATTGCTGTTCAGGCTGTTTGATCGCACTGGCGGGTCCGATGACGCCGGACTATTTGAGCCGGGTCGGGGCCGCGATCTGCGTAATCGCGCTCAGTGGACCGGGTTTGTCCAGCGTGTGCCCAGTCGAGTAAGCTTGTCGAGTACCCGTGTGCACCACGGCGCGAGTGCCCCATTCTCGAATGAGTTCGTTCACTCAAGAATGCCCTGTCCCTACGATTAAACTTGTCCGGAGCAACCCAACAATATGCCAAGTCCCGTCGCCACCTCGCCGCAAGTAGCCATCAACGATATTGGCTCGGCTGAGGATTTTCTCGCCGCCATCGACAAGACCATCAAATACTTCAACGATGGTGACATCGTTGAAGGGACGATCGTCAAGGTCGACCGCGACGAAGTCTTGCTCGACATCGGGTACAAGACCGAAGGTGTAATTCCTTCCCGCGAACTTTCCATCAAGCACGACGTCGACCCCAATGAGGTTGTGTCCGTCGGCGACGAGGTCGAGGCCCTCGTTCTCACCAAAGAGGACAAAGAAGGCCGTCTGATCCTGTCCAAGAAGCGGGCTCAGTACGAGCGCGCCTGGGGCACCATCGAGGAGCTCAAGGAGAAGGACGAGGCCGTCAAGGGCACCGTCATCGAGGTCGTCAAGGGCGGCCTGATCCTCGACATCGGCCTGCGTGGCTTCCTGCCCGCGTCATTGGTCGAGATGCGTCGTGTGCGCGATCTGCAGCCGTACATCGGCAAGGAGATCGAAGCCAAGATCATCGAGCTGGACAAGAACCGCAACAACGTGGTCCTTTCCCGGCGCGCTTGGCTGGAGCAGACCCAGTCCGAGGTGCGCAGCGAGTTCCTCAACCAGCTGCAGAAGGGCGCCATCCGCAAGGGTGTCGTGTCCTCGATCGTCAACTTCGGCGCGTTCGTCGATCTCGGCGGAGTCGACGGCCTGGTGCACGTTTCCGAGCTGTCCTGGAAGCACATCGATCACCCGTCCGAGGTTGTCCAGGTGGGCGACGAGGTCACCGTCGAGGTGCTCGACGTCGACATGGACCGCGAGCGGGTT
Proteins encoded:
- the rpsA gene encoding 30S ribosomal protein S1, coding for MPSPVATSPQVAINDIGSAEDFLAAIDKTIKYFNDGDIVEGTIVKVDRDEVLLDIGYKTEGVIPSRELSIKHDVDPNEVVSVGDEVEALVLTKEDKEGRLILSKKRAQYERAWGTIEELKEKDEAVKGTVIEVVKGGLILDIGLRGFLPASLVEMRRVRDLQPYIGKEIEAKIIELDKNRNNVVLSRRAWLEQTQSEVRSEFLNQLQKGAIRKGVVSSIVNFGAFVDLGGVDGLVHVSELSWKHIDHPSEVVQVGDEVTVEVLDVDMDRERVSLSLKATQEDPWRHFARTHAIGQIVPGKVTKLVPFGAFVRVEEGIEGLVHISELAERHVEVPDQVVAVGDDAMVKVIDIDLERRRISLSLKQANEDYTEEFDPSKYGMADSYDDQGNYIFPEGFDADTNEWLEGFDKQRNEWEARYAEAERRHKMHTAQMEKFAAAEAEAASRPASSNGSSSSSSSSSSGESSGGGSLASDAQLAALREKLAGNA
- a CDS encoding PrsW family intramembrane metalloprotease; this encodes MHNAAGSAANPSPAAALPAPFPRRVRKVGVPIAVLLILGTAAGVLVILLTAANPAGTAVGFILSTVAITVVVGAYLWLDRFEPEPPRLLLFAFIWGASVAVVVSLILEMAFGALVLRDAASGTDWRAIALAAPVIEEAAKGSFLLLMMTGRRRHELNSLTDCLVYAGLVAAGFAWLEDIVYISDGESLGSALVTAAMRLVMAPFAHPLFTTAIGIGVYFALKQRSTVARSGCVLLGYLVAVLLHASWNGSAALGLGAYILVYVLWMVPIFALTIWLAVHARQREERLVATKLPGMVSAGLVTPHEASWLGSIRTRKMAVAAATRDRGKAAGKAVRGFALLVVELAFIKDRIDRGFADERVLALFHEETQALRSARAAIPLPPIHG